The Scyliorhinus canicula chromosome 10, sScyCan1.1, whole genome shotgun sequence genomic interval tcagtgaagttactgtgaaaagcccctagtcgccacattccggcacctgtccagggaggctggtacgggaatcgaaccgtgctgctggcctgcttggtctgctttaaaagccagcgatttagcctggtgagctaaaccagccccaataagatcatggctgatctttttcatgactcagctccacttacccttaattcctttactgttttgtgcggcacggtggtgcagtggttagcactactgcctcagggcgccgaggtcccaggttcgatcccggccctgggtcactgtcagtgaggagtttgcacattctccccgtgtctgcgtgggtctcgcccccacaacccaaagatgtgcagggtaggtggattggccacgctaaattgccccttaattggacaaacataattggatactctaaatttttttttttttaaacattcaacgaggtagcctcaactgcttcaccgggcagaaaattccacagatttacaacccttgggtgaagaagttcctcctcagctcagtcctaaatctgctcccccccttattttgaggcaatgcctcCTAGTTttagtttcacctgccagtggaaacatgtAGTCGgatgcatggtggcgcagtggttagcgttgtctgtgtagagtttgcacattctccccgtgtttgcgtgggtttcacccccacaacccaaagatgtgcagggtaggtggattggccacgctgaattgatccttaattggaatcattttttaaaaaaaggatgttaccaggaatgagggacttcagttatggagagagactgcagacactgggattgttctcctccgagcagagaaggttaagggggagatttAGTAGAGGCGGTCAAAATAGTGAAGGGTTTTGCTGGAGTACGTAAGGAGAATTTCCATGATCGGAGAGTCGGTAACCTgacaaatacatagaacatagatcattacagcgcagtacaggcccttcggcccccaatgttgctacgccccctcgtgctagccatcaccatccgaggaaaatggctctcactgtccaccctatctcatcCTCTGATcaacttgtatgcctcaattaagtcacctcttaaccttcttcctcTGAAACAACACATTTAAGATAATTGACAAAAGGAGCAGAGAGGAGGTGAGATTTTTTAATGCACAAGTGGCGGTGATCTGGAAGGcgtgcctgaaagggcggtggaagcagagtaaataaattttaaaaatacatttagagcacccaatttagcgtggccaatccacctaccctgcacatctttgggttgtgggggtgagacccacgcagacacggggggggggaatgtgcaaactccacacgggcagtgacccgggatcgaccccgggttctcggcactgtgaggcagcagtgctaaccactgagccactgtgccgccccagcagATCCAATAATAACTCTCAAGAAAGAATTGGATAAATGCTCAGAGAAAAAAGTGCAGGTGAGGaaacaggagggtggggggggggggggggggggggaataagatCGGACGGCTCCTTCTAACAGTCAGCTACGTGGCTTGTCGACTGAGAAGACAAGACCCCAACAGGTGTTGTCCTCCAGATGTGCCAGCACCTACCGATGTGGGTGGTGACGTCCTGGGTACAGCCAGTCGGGTATGATTACCTCACCGTGCTTTCTTAGTGCTTCTGAAAACGAGCCTTATCGCCATTGATGGGAGCGGAACATCCCTTAGTCTGGTTATTATTTACATAATGTTAGCCAGCCTTTTCGATATGTTGTCCCAAAAAACAGGTATTccccaccctccctatctttctatcatagaatttacagtgcagaaggaggccattcggcccattgtgtctgcaccggctcttggaaagagcaccctacctaaggtcaacacctccaccgtatccccataatccagtaaccccacccaacactaagggcaattttggacactaagggcaatttttatcatggccaatccccctaacctgcacatctttggactgtgggaggaaaccggagcatccggaggaaacccacgcacacacggggaggatgtgctgactccgcacagacagtgtcccaagccggaatcgaacctgggactctggagctgtgaagcaattgtgctatccacaatgctaccgtgctgccccagccgtGTTTCATTGGATCGTTTTAGACCTATTAACATGTGTTTCTCTTCATCAATTGACAGATTCTCAACAAATATGACTCCTGGATTTCATTCCTCAGCAGCGTCAGGTATTGGATGGCGTTCAACATCGAACGAGCCTGTCAATCCTATTTTGGCTGCGTGCAGTGCATTAGTGGCCCCTTAGGGATGTACAGGAATGACTTGCTCCACGACTTTATGGAGGACTGGTACAATCAGGAGTTCCTGGGCTCGCAGTGCAGCTTCGGGGATGACAGACACTTGACGAACCGCGTCCTGAGCCTCGGGTATGCCACAAAATACACAGCCAGATCCAAGTGCTTGACTGAAACCCCAACGCAGTACCTGAGGTGGTTGAACCAGCAGACCCGCTGGAGTAAGTCCTATTTCAGGGAATGGCTGTACAATGCCCTGTGGTTCCACAAGCATCACTTGTGGATGACGTACGAAGCGGTAATCACTGGATTCTTCCCCTTCTTCCTCATCGCCACCGTCATCCAACTTTTTTACCGGGGTCGGATTTGGAATATTCTCCTGTTTCTCCTCACCGTCCAGTTGGTGGGTCTCATCAAGTCTTCCTTTGCCAGCTGCCTGAGGGGTAACATTGTGATGATCTTCATGTCTCTCTATTCAGTGCTCTACATGTCCAGCTTGCTGCCGGCCAAGATGTTTGCAATCGCTACCATAAACAAAGCGGGCTGGGGGACGTCGGGGCGGAAGACCATCGTAGTGAACTTCATTGGGCTGATCCCGGTCTCGGTGTGGTTCAGCATACTTCTGGGGGGGGTCATGTACACGATCTACAATGAGACCCGGGATCCCTTCTCTGACTCAGAGCAGACCGTCCTGATCGTCGGGGCAATCCTCTACGCCTGCTACTGGGTCTTGTTGTTAACTCTGTACGTTGTGCTGATCACCAAGTGCTGCAGGCGGAGGAGCGAGCAGCAGTACGACATGGTGCTTGATGTATGATGTTTACATGTGCCTGTATCATTATTATTGACACATTACAAAATCTGGAGTTTCTGGTGGCATTAACGGATGGTTGTTGCCAAAGGATATGAATCATTGCTGCTATCACTTCAAAAAAAATGCAATAAGAGTTCATACGGTTATGCCAAAGAAACTAATAATGTTTTTGATCTGCCGTTGCAATTCATGCTGAAGGAACCAATCTGTGTGGAACAATTGTTGACCGTTTCGATGTCTGCACTTTTTCTTCCCTTTCATGGGCAAAATGCTTGACGGTGTCTTGGAATACCTCACCGGCAGTGCTTGTGGATAGCGAGGTGAATTTAACATTCGAACGCTTGACACAATTATCTCGCCCACACCTTTATTCGACCTCAGCGGATACCTTCTCCAACCAAGCCATACTGACTGTGTGAAAGTAACTGGACCCCAGCTTAACTTCCTCATTCACAGCTACTGGCTTCCAGCGCCGAGAGTTTGACTCTtatttttcaacaaaaaaaaaatgttttttggaaCATTGGCTGAGACTGTAGTGTTTGTGTAAGTTTACCTATATTTGTATTTACATGGGAAACAGCTGACAGAATTCTGCCTAGCTAAACGATTGTTCATtccattcttttttaaaacaagCAAACCAAAGATTTATTGCCATTATTAAACTTTTCCTTAAGTGACTTTATGTGAATACGTAAATGAAAATGTGAATTGTTGCAACAGCTGACTTTAGACCAATGACAATTTTAACGTACTGCAATAAGCAATGTCCAGGGTCAACTATGGGCCTCGGGTCAAGAGGCAAAGAGGAACTGGAGAACATATTTTCCAGGTCAATCTTTTTTTTTGCTCCCTGTGGGGTTACTATATAGATAGACATGTCAGTGCTGGGTTCCATGAGGGATTTCATTGAGTCATAGGGTTTTACAGCACAGGGAGAGGccccttggcccatcgtgtcaaTGCCATTTCATGCCAGGTTGGCAAGTAGACTCTTCAGCCAGCTGCTTGGCATTGACTAGTCCGAGTGGGATGAGTTTTGTTGCATATTGGCTAGGCTGGAGACTGCTTTATGGGGGGTCTAAGCACTCCGCCTTGtcagggtgggggttgttgggtgaaGAACCAAAAATGTTCTCCTTCGCACTGTTGCAAGCGCGGGCTGACTATGTGAAAGTTGTTGAACCCCCATGTTTTGTTTAAACCtgcccttgcccagtgaagtgaAGACACACAAGAAAAATCCCGTGGGCCAACTTTATCCCATCCCTGATGTAGAAGGACTCGCCTTTTCCAAAATCCTGGGGCTGTGAATGAAAATACAAGGATTATTGAGGGGTTACTCGCATACCACTATCAGAAAGAAAGCACCCATTCAGAAGAGTTACTTAAGAGTGAAGTAGGGCAAAACAAGACAGTTCACAGACGTAATGGAGCCAATCAGTTATTGAAGAACTGAGTGGATTGAAGATTTCTCCCTGGAGAAGGCTTCCCCTCCATGCCCTCAACAAACGCCCGCGAGACAACGTGATGTTTCTACAGCGCATTTATGGGCTTTAATGCACACATATTAGCAACTGAAAGTATCAAATCGCTGATAATAACGCCTGCAGAGTACTTTAAAAGAAATGAGATtcatgacatttttaaaaatgagaacaTGAtattcctccatccaccccccccctccccccccccccccccccccccaccaagacagGCATGACCATACAAACACATGCATGTTCGAATGTTTGTGTGTTCGTGCCTATCTCTGGAAAAAAATACACGCTGTAAACAAACTGTCACAACCGAACAAGACCTTCTAGCGAGAGGTGGATCCTGGGATTCGGAGTAACTTCACTGTCGGCCAGACGTTGAATATTTGTTTACATTTCTTGGTTGAAATTGACTTCATTTTCCGAAGTAAATCGAATGAATGGTAACTTTCTTGATGTATTCCGCATTATTACGTTTTTTTTTAAGGTAATTCTCGACATGTTATTGCAAATAATAACCAAAAGTGTACATGCAAATCATTAAATCTCAAAAATTTGCAAACGTTTCAAAGTCTTATGTAGCCTATATCACTCACTCCCTGTAGAATGTTAACCCAGCTGACTATATTTATTTAAGCAATGTTGCAACATACTCCAAATACGGATTGTAATAGATAAAGTTATGATTCCTACATGAATAAATATTTTTGATAACACAATCCGGTTTTTCATTCTTTTGCGCTTGGAAAATAAGAGGTGGGTGATCTCCCAGTAGTTCACTGGGTCAGTGCTCGGTGCAGTATTGGGAGCCATGCAGCGTAAGAAAGCCCAGAGCCTGAATGGGCTTGAACAGCAGCGAAGATACAAGCAGTCCATAgagaaaaacacaaaatgctggaaaacaccCAGCAGCacgggtagcatctgtggagagagcgtTCATTTTTCAGGACAACCTCCATTCATTTTCTaaaatgttctttcagaggatgtgagtgtgactAGATagcccagcatttaatgcccattcctaatggactcttgagaaggtggtggtgagccgccctcttgaaccgctgaagtccacgtggcgtaggtacacccactgtgctgctaggaAGGCagatccagggttttgacccagcgacagtgcaggAACAACCGATAGGTGAGCAGCTTGGAGGAGAGCCTGCAGGTTGTGACGTTCCCTTGCATCAGTTGCCCTGTCCTTGTTGTGGCagctttggaagttgctgtcgaaggagccttggtgagttgccgcggtgcatcttgcagatggcatacacggctgccgctgtgtgtcggaggcggagggagtgaatgttgaaggtggtggatggggtgccaatcgagtggggctgctttgacctggatgttaGAAGCTGGAGCAAGATTTAAGAGTTTTTGAAAGAAATCCTGTgacagggagggggcagggaagtACAAAAGGAACTGCTGATGAGGTGGGAAGCAGGAACAATTCATTGATAACAGGGATAATCTACGGCATGGagacaagcccttcagcccaaactggtccgtgccaaccaaaaagcccatcaaTGCTAACCCCATttgctgcatttggcccatatcccaatccatatatctgtccaaatgccttttaaatgttgttaatGTGCCTGCCTCAATCCACTTCCTCCAGCAGCTCattccaccctctgtataaaaaagttgctcctcatgttcccattaattctttcccctcttaacttaaacctatgccctctagtcctCGATTCCCCAatcctgggaaaaagactgagtgcattcaccctatccatgcctctcatgatcttatccacctctataagatcacctctcaacctcctacactccagagaaaaaagttccagcctctccaatctctctCGAGAACTCAGTCCCTGGAGTCccagcaacatccttgtaaatctcttctgcactgtctccagtttAATCACATCTTTCCTACAGCAACGCGacccaaactgaacacaatactccaggttcggcctcaccaacgtcctgtacaactgcaacataacttcccaacttctatactcaatgccctgactgatgaaggccagcataccaagATCCTTCGTCACTGCCCCATCTACCTATGACTCCACCTTCAGAGAACCGTGCACCTGaattccaaggtccctctgttccacgatACTCCCTAAGTCCGATCGCGGGGTCGGACTTACcaggaccatgcgtaacccacgccaCCTGGACGGCCgcgtggcccatcggggcccagaggaTTGTCGGGGGGcccctgccaacagcccccgactggcgtggcatgAACCCCACCCAAAGAATAACGCCGGAgtatccggcagccggcgtcagggtggCGGGGCTGGATTCgcgtcgccccccccccggggactctCCGACCTGGTGTGGGGCGTTGGAGAGTCCCGCCTCATGAATCTCACCTTTAGTGCCAGCTGTAAAAGGGGATAGTAATGGAAGCAGAGGTAAAAGGTGGATGTGAAGGAGGTATCAATGGTTACAACAGAATAGCAGAGAGTTTGGGGGGCTGAAGATGGGACAAAGAGAAGGCTGCTCAAGCTCAGCAGGGGGAGCAATGGGCAGAGCCTAGGGGCATGCCCGTCTGTCATAATGGAATCCCACCATAAAcactaacccactgctccaaccTCTAACTCTGGTGTAATCATTACCCCATCGAGattgttttcacattctctctttTGACAtaagtttagagtatccaattctttttttcgaattaaggggcaatttagcgtggccaatccacctaccctgcacatctttgggttgtgggggtgagacccacgcagacacggggagaatgtggaaactccacacggaccgtgccccggggctgggatcgaacctgggacctcaccgccatggggcagcagtgctaaccactgtgccaccgtgccgcccccagttTTCACAGTCCCCATAGTTCAGGGTCTCCTGATCACCGTCCAGTGATTGTTGGaatatgtctgtatgtgtgtaggtgttggtgggggggtgggggggggggggggggggggggggcgggggtgatggaCAATCAATGTTCCTGAGGTTGTGAACTATAGCCATGCTCACACATGATAATATTGCTGGAACCATTGCGATTTGAGTCACTGCAGCTGGGAATGGTGGCTAGGGACAGGGAGTTGGGAAAGAAAATCACTTAAAGCAAACAATAACTTTGGAACACTCTGCCATTGTGACAACAAAGTGTTAACTCCACCACCATCCATTGATCCAATTTAATGGCCTCGGGAAGGAACCTTGACACCTTTTACAACTAGGCCAGGGAGCAGAATTCATTCAGAATGGAAAGTTagaggggcagtacggtggcacagtgatcagcattgctgcctcacggcgccaaggtctcatgttcgattctgggtcactgtccgtgtggagtttgcacgttctccccatgtttgcgtgggtttcgcccccacaacccaaagatgtgcagagtaggtggattggccaggctaaattgccctttaattggaagaaatgaattgggtgctctaaatttattttaaaaataattttttaaaaatggaaagttAGTGAGAGCAAAGCATGCCACCAGACGTAATGATCGATTCTCCAGACCTCAGCACGCAGCCAGCCGTTTGCAGCTCAATTCTGTTCCAGGTACCTCTGCTCACAGAGCTAACTTGTTTCTTGTTAAGCCGCTACCATTTCAGTTCACATTGTAATCAGGCCCATCGCGAAGGAATGCTGTAATAAATGGAATGACTGTTAAAACAAAGGACGGAGCAAAATAGAAGATTCAAAATAAAGACTGATGACAAAACGGCGGTGTGcccttgataaaagcaaattaccgcagatgctggaatcggaaacgaaagagaaaatgctggaaaatctcagcagatcaagGGCGACATGGGAAGGACAGAGAGTGAGAGCGGAGAGATAGAGGGAATTGGAGAGAAAAGGAAGAACAagggcagagggagagactggaaaTTGTGGCGAGAGATCGAGAGTTGGAGAGAGATTGGGGACGCAGAGAGGGTCTTgaatgtggagagagagggactggTGACAGAGAGAGAAGGATTCGGCTTGAGTGAAATGAGAGAGCCGGGAGATGGAGGAGAGAGATAAAGAGGATTGGgattagacaggaattgaggatggagagggagagagagagacttaatTTTAACTTGGTGTTAACATTGGTGTCATCAACGccaaacaagaaaaataaagattTGTAATTAGATCGTGCCTTTCACAGCTCAGGACGTCCCAAAGGAGTTTACAGCTAATTAAATATGTTTAATGTGTAAGTAGTGTTGGAGGAAACAGTCATCTCAATTTCCTTCCATCTTATTTAAAAGTGTTGGCTGACAACCTTCTGTTTAGCTTTGCATTGTGTCCGGAGCATGTTTCACTGTGTGAGTTAGATTACTTGACTGTTGTGTTGTTCTATCTCCCAACAATATTGTTCCATCCACTCTGAATATCTTATGAAAACACCCAACAATGAGAGAGAGTCAAATTCCCTTTTGGCAGGTTTGTATGCCGAGTCGGAAAGTAGCAGAGACTTGGCTATTCTGACGGATGTTTGATTGTTCTTGGTGATAGCCAGCTTGTTAAAGGCAGCAACTGCCTTTTTCAGTGACGCTATGTTTCCACCGGTAGAATTGCTGGGTATTCTATGAGCAAGTTACCTGAAGGAGGGGCTTTTGCTCTAGTTAACACGCATGTTAACATTGGCCTTATCCATTCCAAGAATGATTATCTTTCTATTCTTCGGAAATTCCACGTGTGTTTTCTCAGTGTGGTACACAATGGCACCTATTAAAACACAACTGGCAGTAATGGTGGCAGTTCGTGTCAGCTGACAGGTATGGCTTTATCACCTATATATAGCGTCATGGATGCAGGCGCAGCTCGAAAGCAAAGCAACAACACTGGGCTAGTGAATGTGTACGAAGCAAATTTCACTTTTATTTCCAAAGGACCAACTGGATTAAATCATTGGAATAGCGCAATAGCAGTGGTATAGAATTATTGATGCAGCATTTATGCATATATATATTAATTACATATGCTTGTCACTGACGGAGAGGTATGTTATAACAGAGATTGTGATTTCCCTGTTTTAACATCAGTTACTCACAGGTATGCACCTGGACTCACACTTTACTCACAATGGACAAATTTACAGGGATGTTGCCACTTAATTAGAAAGAACAACTCTGGCCGGTTGAATTCTAGCCAACCTCGAGTCAGCGGCTTCTGGAGAAAGTTAAGGAATGAATTAATTTTTGTTTGTTGACTCCACGCCTTAGAGGTTGTGGATGtgttgtttttttcccctttcagGTTTTCTGCCGACCATGtctccccccctaccccaccccacccccaaaggcACTGGCCCTCTGCGAGGCACAGTTGCAAAGTTACCAATGGTCCATTGACACCTCTCCACATTCGCAAGACATTGATGGGCAGTTTGACAGCGGGCCggaggcaggggtggtggagtatGTCACAGGAGGTCACCTGACCTTATAACCATCCCatgcacacgcacatacacacgcgCACTTGTATTGCATGACCCCAAAGCATCGCAAAACAGGAATCAAAGCTGGGGAGCTTGTGATTTGCGTGGCTCAGTAACACACTCCATGATCCACAAGCCATTCTCCTCTTGGCACACTCACTATTACAACATGCTCTTTTCTTTGATTTTCAAGGCAGTATGAGTCCTCAATAATTTATTTTCCCATTTTGCTGAAGGCATTTCCCAACGTGAGCTGGGTCAAAGCAATAATTTCCCAAAGCAACAAGACAGTGAAACATTGTCCCTTATCAGATATTTCCTCTGGTATACAACAGGTCGAAGTATGccaatccagccccagatattctccTTGCTTGTGACGGGCTTAGGGTGGCTGTTGTGAGGGGTGAACATTGCCAATTCTGTGCAACACTTGGCTGTGAACCCTGAGAAGCAGGACAAGCAAAACAACAGTTTTAGGGAAGCTGAAAGCATTCTGAGAAAGGAGCAATTTAAGGAGCTCGATGGGCTTTATCGCTTACGCTGTGTGCGGACTCGACATTCATTCCGTATATCAATGGGAGAAAGCATGTGCAGGGCAGTCTGCAACAGAATGCCAACTGCAACAGACATGAGATCAATCAGCGCTAACCCCTGCTTCCAGCTCCCAATCCGGTTTGGAGAGTGTCATCCCTATTGCACACCAGGGCAAGTTGTACGTCATCCGACCACAGGGAGGATTATGCCTTTCCCAAACTTTCCTTTAGTGACCTTGGCACCGTTGCTCACCCCTATTCACCCTGgctccctctccatctctattCACCCTAGCACTCCTACCCAACCCCTattcaccctggcacccaccccaCCTCTACCCATGGGAACTGAGAAGCCAAATGCAGCATAAATCAACTTCAGTTTCCTCAATTTTTCTACaatcaataaacccctttcttCGGTGCAGATGTGATagatttctgtggccaaaggttTTTGGATGATTTGACAAAGGATGTGCTGAAAACGCTGTTTATTTCAAAATGGATTTTCAAGCTGTTTTGGCTGATTTACATATGTATGATTCATACGAAATGAGGCTTCACTTACCACTTCTTAAAATGTGGCGCAATAAATACAGGTAGAGTCATTCTTAAAAATAGTACtggaaagagagacatgttgctgaagcttttcaccttgcactgatCTGGATactt includes:
- the has2 gene encoding hyaluronan synthase 2, producing MCCKNLTSILRIVGTTLFGLALLLGIAAAYIVGYQFIATDNYYFSFGLYGAILALHLLIQSLFAFLEHRKMKRSLETPIKLNKSVALCIAAFQEDPDYLRKCLLSVKRLTYPGMNVIMVIDGNSEDDLYMMDIFGEIMGRERSASYVWKSNFHEKGPGESDEAHGESMQYLTRLIRSNKSVCVMQKWGGKREVMYTAFKALGRTVDYVQVCDSDTMLDPAATVEMVKILEEDPMVGGVGGDVQILNKYDSWISFLSSVRYWMAFNIERACQSYFGCVQCISGPLGMYRNDLLHDFMEDWYNQEFLGSQCSFGDDRHLTNRVLSLGYATKYTARSKCLTETPTQYLRWLNQQTRWSKSYFREWLYNALWFHKHHLWMTYEAVITGFFPFFLIATVIQLFYRGRIWNILLFLLTVQLVGLIKSSFASCLRGNIVMIFMSLYSVLYMSSLLPAKMFAIATINKAGWGTSGRKTIVVNFIGLIPVSVWFSILLGGVMYTIYNETRDPFSDSEQTVLIVGAILYACYWVLLLTLYVVLITKCCRRRSEQQYDMVLDV